ATGCGGGTGGTCGAGTAACTGAGGACATGATTCGTTCACTGGTGATTTCCCAGCAACAAATGGGGACAAGAGAGATTGTGGTGCTTCACCATACAGATTGTGGAGCTCAAACCTTTCAAAATGAAAGTTTTCATGAACATTTGAAACACGAGCTCGGAGTCGATGTGTCTGATCAAGATTTTTTACCATTCCAGGATGTGGAAGAGAGTGTGAGAGAGGATATGCAATTGCTTCGAGAATCTCCACTGATTCCTGATGATGTGGTTATTTCAGGTGCTGTCTATGATGTGGATACAGGAAGTATGAGAGAAGTATACTAACTTTGCCTCGAAAAAATCTCATCCTAGCATAAAATCGATTGTTAAAATGTAGGATTTTCAGATTTAATATAGCTAATATAAAATAGTATAAAACAAGGGTATAAATGTTTACTCTTGTTTTATTTTTGATTGAAAAATAAAGGAAAAAGCGCTACAATGGTAGATGGAAAATGTTGTGTAAAAACAAGTGATACATAAATACCGGAGGAAATCATGTCTTTTTCTGATTTAAAGCTGTTTGCCCTTTCTTCTAATAGAGAATTGGCAGAGCGTGTGGCGCAAGAAATTGGGATAGAGTTGGGGAAATCGACTGTTCGCCAATTTTCAGACGGAGAGATTCAGGTCAACATCGAAGAATCAATCCGTGGGAAACACGTCTTTATCCTACAATCAACTAGTTCACCTGTAAATGATAATTTACTTGAAATTTTGATTATGGTGGACGCATTGAAGCGTGCTAGTGCAGAATCTGTCAATGTTGTTATGCCTTACTATGGCTATGCACGTCAGGATAGAAAAGCGCGCGCGCGTGAGCCAATCACAGCAAAACTCGTTGCAAACATGCTAGAAGTTGCTGGGGTAGATCGTTTGTTGACGATTGATTTGCACGCTGCACAGATTCAGGGATTCTTTGATATTCCTGTAGATCACTTGATGGGTGCTCCCTTGATTGCGGACTATTTTGAACGTCGTGGCATGGTTGGCTCTGACTACGTGGTTGTCAGCCCAGACCATGGTGGGGTGACTCGTGCTCGTAAATTGGCAGAGTTTTTGAAAACTCCGATTGCGATTATTGACAAACGCCGTAGTGTAGACAAGATGAATACCAGTGAAGTGATGAACATCATTGGTAAGGTAGAAGGTAAGACTTGTATTTTGATTGACGATATGATCGATACAGCTGGAACTATTTGTCATGCGGCGGATGCTCTTGCTGAAGCAGGTGCTGTTGAGGTTTACGCAAGCTGTACGCACCCAGTTCTTTCAGGACCAGCTATGGACAATATCCAAAAATCAGCTATTAAGAAATTGGTTGTTTTGGATACGATCTACCTACCAGAGGAGCGTTTGATTGATAAGATTGAACAAATTTCGATTGCTCATCTTCTTGGCGATGCCATTATCCGTATCCACGAAAAACGTCCTCTTTCTCCCCTATTTTGTATTGAGAAAAAGATTTAATCTTTCACTTGAAGTAGACAGAACTCCTAGCAGGTTTCTTTTCTTGCTAGGAGATTTTTATAGTCAAAATCTGCAAGCCTTTTCAAAATATGCTATACTGAGAAAAAAGGAGGATTTCTATGAGCCAAGAATTTATCAATCCAAGTGATGGTGTGATCCGTCAGTATCTTACAACCAGTAAAACGTTAGCGGTAGTGGGTTTGTCCGATCGTGAGGAAACAACTAGTAATCGAGTGACCAAGGAAATGCAAGCTCGGGGCTATAAAATCATTCCAGTTAATCCCAAGGCTGCAGGTGGGGAAATCTTGGGAGAAAAGGCTTATGCGAGTCTAGAAGAGATTCCTTTTCCTGTAGATATTGTCAATGTTTACCGTCGCAGTGAGTTTTTACCAGATGTGGCGCGTGATTTTCTCAAGGCTGATGCTAAGATTTTTTGGGCACAACTGGGACTTGAAAATCTAGAAGCGGAAGAAATCTTACGTGCTGGAGGATGCGATGACATCGTGATGAATCGTTGTATTAAGAGAGAACATACTCGCTTAATTCTTGAGCAATAAAAAGGTAGCCATGGGCTACCTTTTTATTTTATAAAGTACCAATCAATGCTTGCATGCCAAGACTGGTGAGGATGATGGCAATCCAGCAAAGGGCTCCAAGAAGAATGGATTTACCGCTGGATTTGACCATGGCAATCAGATTGGTTTTGAGACCGATGGCACTCATGGCCATGATGATAAGGAATTTGGAGAGTTGTTTGAGAGGGGTGAAGAAGCTACTAGACACGCCGAGAGAGGTGAGAAGAGTCGTTAAGAGAGAGGCTAAGATGAAATAAAGGATAAAAAGTGGGAAGACTTTTTTTAGTTGGAAATCTTGGCTGTTTTTTTGCTGGCGACTTTGCCAGTAGGAGAGAAAGAGCGTGATGGGGATGATTGCTAAGGTGCGCGTGAGTTTGACAATAGTTGCAGACTCAAGGGTATTGGTCTGATAAAGACTGTCCCAGGAGCTGGCGGTAGCCGTTACAGAAGAAGTATCATTGACTGCAGTTCCTGCAAAGAGGGCGAAGCCATCATTGGATAGGTGAAGCCAGGTTCCTAGAGTTGGAAAGATAAGTGCTGCTAAGACATTGAAGAAAAAGATAACGGAGATGGCTTGGGCAACTTCTTTTTCCTTGGCATGGATAACGGGTGCTGTCGCAGCAATGGCAGAACCACCACAGATAGAAGAACCCACTCCAATCAAGGTAGCCAGTTTTGTGTCTAGCGCAAAGAAACGCTGGAAGAGGTAGGCAACGATTAAGGAAATCGAAATGGTGGAAAGGATGACGGGGAGTGAAGATTGTCCAACTGCGAAGACTTGCGAGATATTGAGACCAAAACCGAGTAAGATAACGGCATACTGGAGCAATTTCTTGGAACTAAAGGTCAAACCTGCGTCTAGTTGTTTGTAGGGTGAGAGCCAGGGGTGGAGGAGCATTCCAGCAAAAATTGCAAAGACAGGTGCACCCACGACGGGGAAAAATCCTCCCAGAAACCATGATACGATAGAAATGAGAAGGCAGGCCAAGATGCCTGCTCCATTTTTTGATAAAAATGACATATAAACCTCCGAAAATAAGCACTTATTATTATAGTCCTATTGAGAAGAAAAGTAAAGCAGAAAGTGAAAAATGCGGGGTTCAGATGGATTTTGCGGTCAGGGAGCTTTTGTAGTATAATAGTACTATGTTCTGTAAGCAAGGGGGATATCTATGGACTTAACCAAACGCTTTAATAAACAATTAGATAAGATTCAAGTGTCCTTGATTCGCCAGTTTGATCAGGCCATTTCAGAGATTCCTGGAGTTCTACGCTTGACCTTGGGAGAACCTGATTTTACAACGCCAGATCATGTCAAGGAGGCGGCAAAGCGGGCCATTGACCAGAACCAATCCTACTATACAGGGATGAGCGGTTTACTGACCTTGCGCCAGGCTGCTAGCGACTTTGTAAAAGAAAAATACCAGCTAGATTATCATCCTGAAAATGAAATTTTGGTTACAATTGGGGCGACAGAGGCTTTATCTGCTACTTTGACAGCTATTTTGGAAGAGGGGGACAAGGTGCTCTTGCCAGCTCCTGCCTATCCAGGCTATGAACCGATTGTCAATCTGGTTGGGGCAGAGATTGTCGAGATTGATACAACTGAAAATGGTTTTGTCTTGACTCCTGAGATGTTGGAAAAGGCCATTTTGGAGCAAGGGGACAAGCTCAAAGCTGTCATTCTCAACTATCCAGCTAATCCGACAGGAATTACCTATAGTCGGGAGCAGTTGGAAGCCTTGGCAGACGTTTTACGCAAGTATGAGATTTTTGTTATCTGTGATGAGGTTTACTCAGAATTAACCTATACAGGGGAAGCTCATGTATCTCTGGGAACTATGCTGAG
This Streptococcus oralis DNA region includes the following protein-coding sequences:
- a CDS encoding pyridoxal phosphate-dependent aminotransferase: MDLTKRFNKQLDKIQVSLIRQFDQAISEIPGVLRLTLGEPDFTTPDHVKEAAKRAIDQNQSYYTGMSGLLTLRQAASDFVKEKYQLDYHPENEILVTIGATEALSATLTAILEEGDKVLLPAPAYPGYEPIVNLVGAEIVEIDTTENGFVLTPEMLEKAILEQGDKLKAVILNYPANPTGITYSREQLEALADVLRKYEIFVICDEVYSELTYTGEAHVSLGTMLRDQAIIINGLSKSHAMTGWRLGFIFAPAVFTAQLIKSHQYLVTAANTMAQHAAVEALTAGKNDAEPMKKEYIQRRDYIIEKMTALGFEIIKPDGAFYIFAKIPAGYNQDSFAFLKDFAYKKAVAFIPGAAFGRYGEGYVRLSYAASMETIREAMKRLEEYMREA
- a CDS encoding ribose-phosphate diphosphokinase; protein product: MSFSDLKLFALSSNRELAERVAQEIGIELGKSTVRQFSDGEIQVNIEESIRGKHVFILQSTSSPVNDNLLEILIMVDALKRASAESVNVVMPYYGYARQDRKARAREPITAKLVANMLEVAGVDRLLTIDLHAAQIQGFFDIPVDHLMGAPLIADYFERRGMVGSDYVVVSPDHGGVTRARKLAEFLKTPIAIIDKRRSVDKMNTSEVMNIIGKVEGKTCILIDDMIDTAGTICHAADALAEAGAVEVYASCTHPVLSGPAMDNIQKSAIKKLVVLDTIYLPEERLIDKIEQISIAHLLGDAIIRIHEKRPLSPLFCIEKKI
- a CDS encoding beta-class carbonic anhydrase; translated protein: MSYFEQFMQANQAYVALHGQLNLPLKPKTRVAIVTCMDSRLHVAQALGLALGDAHILRNAGGRVTEDMIRSLVISQQQMGTREIVVLHHTDCGAQTFQNESFHEHLKHELGVDVSDQDFLPFQDVEESVREDMQLLRESPLIPDDVVISGAVYDVDTGSMREVY
- a CDS encoding CoA-binding protein; its protein translation is MSQEFINPSDGVIRQYLTTSKTLAVVGLSDREETTSNRVTKEMQARGYKIIPVNPKAAGGEILGEKAYASLEEIPFPVDIVNVYRRSEFLPDVARDFLKADAKIFWAQLGLENLEAEEILRAGGCDDIVMNRCIKREHTRLILEQ
- a CDS encoding YeiH family protein, with the translated sequence MSFLSKNGAGILACLLISIVSWFLGGFFPVVGAPVFAIFAGMLLHPWLSPYKQLDAGLTFSSKKLLQYAVILLGFGLNISQVFAVGQSSLPVILSTISISLIVAYLFQRFFALDTKLATLIGVGSSICGGSAIAATAPVIHAKEKEVAQAISVIFFFNVLAALIFPTLGTWLHLSNDGFALFAGTAVNDTSSVTATASSWDSLYQTNTLESATIVKLTRTLAIIPITLFLSYWQSRQQKNSQDFQLKKVFPLFILYFILASLLTTLLTSLGVSSSFFTPLKQLSKFLIIMAMSAIGLKTNLIAMVKSSGKSILLGALCWIAIILTSLGMQALIGTL